The Vibrio agarivorans genome window below encodes:
- the menC gene encoding o-succinylbenzoate synthase, whose product MRSVKLYLYQLPMDSGVILRDKKLTERVGYVVELNDGSHQGRGEIAPLPGFSHESLDSLYQVVIDACKSWVATGEFNLAELPASAAFGLSIAQMELSGLLPDEGNYQAAPLCAGDPDELLPVLEKMTGDKVAKIKVGLYEPIRDGMIVNLFLESIPELKLRLDANRAWTLDKARKFADYIAPSLRRRISFLEEPCQQPSDSLTFAIETGIAIAWDETLQDAVKKHDFRLEDLTGAKSVVIKPTLIGSVESCIALIEKAHALGIRPVLSSSLESSLGLTQIARLAAWQTPTVTPGLDTIGLFQRQLEVAWPGCDLPLDTLQAHSLIWQS is encoded by the coding sequence ATGCGTTCTGTAAAACTTTATCTCTATCAACTTCCTATGGACAGCGGGGTGATTTTACGTGATAAAAAACTCACAGAGAGAGTCGGTTATGTGGTTGAACTAAACGATGGTTCTCACCAAGGGCGGGGGGAGATAGCTCCACTCCCAGGATTTAGTCATGAGAGTCTAGATTCACTTTATCAGGTGGTGATTGATGCCTGTAAGAGCTGGGTGGCAACTGGAGAGTTTAACTTAGCCGAATTGCCAGCGAGCGCCGCGTTTGGTCTATCTATCGCTCAGATGGAACTGTCGGGCTTGTTACCTGATGAAGGCAATTATCAAGCAGCACCGCTATGTGCGGGTGATCCTGATGAGTTACTGCCAGTGTTAGAGAAAATGACAGGCGATAAGGTAGCTAAAATCAAGGTAGGTCTCTATGAGCCTATCCGTGATGGAATGATCGTTAACCTATTTCTTGAGTCTATCCCAGAGCTTAAACTACGCTTGGACGCGAACCGAGCGTGGACTCTTGATAAGGCACGTAAGTTTGCTGACTACATTGCGCCCTCATTGCGTCGCCGTATCTCATTTCTTGAAGAGCCTTGCCAGCAACCAAGTGATAGCCTAACGTTTGCGATTGAAACTGGTATTGCCATTGCTTGGGATGAGACTCTACAAGATGCGGTTAAAAAGCATGACTTTCGTCTTGAGGATCTCACTGGCGCAAAAAGCGTGGTGATCAAGCCAACACTTATTGGTTCGGTAGAGTCGTGTATTGCGTTAATTGAAAAGGCGCACGCACTGGGTATTCGCCCAGTATTGAGCTCGAGTTTAGAATCTAGCTTAGGGTTAACGCAAATTGCGCGTCTTGCTGCTTGGCAAACGCCGACGGTGACGCCGGGTCTCGATACAATAGGTCTTTTCCAGCGTCAGTTAGAAGTGGCTTGGCCGGGTTGTGACCTGCCGTTAGATACGTTACAGGCACACAGTCTAATTTGGCAGAGCTAA
- the menB gene encoding 1,4-dihydroxy-2-naphthoyl-CoA synthase — MAKTVGISEEELYAPVNWQDCTAEFEDIHYHKSEDGIAKITIARPQVRNAFRPQTVKEMINALADARYDESVGVIILTGLGEDAFCSGGDQKIRGDYGGYRDDSGTHHLNVLDFQRQIRTCPKPVIASVAGWAVGGGHVLHMMCDLTIAAENAQFGQTGPKVGSFDGGWGASYMARIVGQKKAREIWFLCRFYDAQEALDMGLVNTVVPVADLEKETVRWCRETLQHSPMALRCLKAALNADCDGQAGLQELAGNATMMFYMTDEGQEGRNAFNEKRRPDFNKFPRNP, encoded by the coding sequence ATGGCAAAAACAGTCGGAATTAGCGAAGAAGAGCTATACGCACCAGTTAACTGGCAAGATTGCACGGCAGAATTTGAAGACATTCATTACCACAAATCTGAAGATGGGATCGCGAAAATCACCATTGCACGTCCTCAAGTTCGCAACGCGTTTCGTCCGCAAACTGTAAAAGAGATGATCAACGCATTAGCGGATGCACGTTATGATGAGTCTGTCGGTGTAATCATTTTGACAGGCCTAGGTGAAGATGCCTTTTGTTCTGGTGGCGATCAAAAAATTCGCGGTGATTACGGCGGCTATCGTGATGATTCTGGTACTCACCATCTGAACGTGCTGGATTTCCAGCGTCAAATCCGCACCTGTCCTAAACCTGTGATTGCTTCTGTTGCGGGTTGGGCTGTCGGTGGTGGCCATGTACTTCACATGATGTGTGATCTTACAATTGCCGCTGAAAATGCACAGTTCGGTCAGACCGGGCCGAAAGTAGGTTCATTTGACGGTGGTTGGGGCGCTTCTTACATGGCACGCATTGTTGGCCAAAAGAAAGCACGTGAAATCTGGTTCTTGTGCCGTTTCTATGATGCACAAGAGGCACTGGATATGGGTTTAGTGAACACAGTTGTCCCGGTCGCTGATCTAGAAAAAGAGACGGTTCGTTGGTGTCGTGAAACTCTACAGCACAGCCCAATGGCGCTTCGTTGCTTGAAAGCGGCCCTAAATGCTGACTGTGATGGCCAAGCCGGTCTACAAGAGTTAGCGGGTAACGCGACAATGATGTTCTATATGACGGATGAGGGTCAAGAAGGACGCAACGCATTTAACGAAAAGCGTCGTCCAGACTTCAACAAATTCCCGCGTAACCCATAA